CCAGATGAGCCCGCGGCCGCGAAGGGTGACACGTACACCTGCCCCATGCACCCCGAGATCGTGCGAGACGAAACGGGCAGTTGTCCCATCTGCGGGATGGCGCTGGAGCCGCGCACGATTACGCGCGATGACGCGCCAAACGCGGAACTAATCGACATGACCCGCCGCTTCTGGGTCAGTCTTGTGCTCACGGCGCCGGTGTTTCTTCTGGCGATGGGCGAGATGGTCCTGGGCGTGCATCTCGGGACGTGGTTAGGCGCCGGTACATCGGGATGGATGCAACTGCTGTTCGCGGCGCCGGTGGTGCTCTGGGGCGGCTCGCCTTTCTTCGTGCGCGGCTGGCAGTCGGTCGTTCACCGCAGCCTCAACATGTTTACCTTGATCGCGTTGGGGGTGGGCACAGCCTTCGTCGCGAGCGTGGCGGTCCTGCTGTTTCCGGACTGGTTGCCATCGGCATTTCTGGAGCATGGCGATCAGCCGCCGCTTTACTTCGAGGCCGCGGCGGTGATCACCACGTTAGTGCTGCTTGGTCAGATGCTGGAGATGCGCGCACGCGACCGCACCTCCAGCGCGTTGCGCGCGCTGCTCGATTTAGCGCCACCGACCGCGCGCAAGCTCGACGACGATCATGAGTACGACGTGCCGCTGGAACAGGTGCAGGTCGGCGATCGGTTACGCGTGCGTCCGGGGGGAAAAGTGCCGGTCGATGGCGAAATCATCGAGGGCGCCACGACCATTGACGAATCAATGCTCACGGGTGAGCCGTTGCCGCAGGAAAAAGGGCCTGAGGATGCCGTGACCGGAGGCACCGTTAACCAGACCGGCAGCTTCGTTATGCGCGCAGCCAAGGTGGGCGCCGATACATTACTCGCCCGCATCGTGCAGATGGTGGCCGATGCGCAACGCACTCAGGCGCCCATCCAGCGCCTCGCGGACAGAGTATCCGCCTGGTTCGTGCCGGCGGTCGTCCTCGTGGCGCTGGTGACGTTTGCCGTCTGGAGCCTCATAGGCCCCGAGCCTGCATACAGCTTTGGGCTCGTCGCGGCGGTGTCGGTATTGATCGTTGCCTGTCCCTGCGCACTGGGCCTGGCGACGCCCATCTCAGTGATGGTTGGCGTTGGTCGCGGCGCGCGCGAAGGCGTGCTGATCCGGGAAGCGCAAGCCCTGGAAACTCTGGATAAGATCGACACGCTCGTGGTCGACAAGACCGGAACGCTGACTGCTGGTCGGCCGGAGTTGCAAACGGTGGAGACGGTGGATGACTGGAGCGACAACGAGCTTCTGGGACTCGTCGCGAGTGTGGAGAGTGCAAGCGAGCATCCGTTGGCCGCGGCCATCGTCGCCGGGGCGCAGCAGCGCGGTATTGATTTCAGCACGGTGAAGGATTTTCGGTCCACAACGGGTCAGGGGATTCGCGGCACGATCGACGGACGCGAGGTACTGATCGGTAACCATCGTCTTTTGAATGAGGCTAAAGTTGACCCCGAAATTTTGACCGAACGCGCGAAGGCGCTGCGTGATCAGGGCCAGATCGTGATCCTGGTAGCGGTTGACGGGCGGTCCGCGGGCCTGATCGGCATCATTGATCCGATCAGGCCGACGACGTACGAGGCCTTGCAAATCCTGCGGGACGAGGGCATTCGCGTAGTTATGCTCACGGGCGACAATCGTGTAACCGCAGACCACGTTGCACGCGCATTGGGGATCGATGAAGTGCACGCCGACGTGAGGCCAGAGGACAAGCAACGACTGGTAAAACAGCTTCAGGATCAGGGACGCATCGTCGCCATGGCCGGCGACGGCATCAATGACGCCCCGGCGCTCGCTCAGGCGCAGGTCGGCATTGCGATGGGTACGGGCACTGATGTAGCGATTGAGAGTGCAAGCGTGATTCTGGTAAAAGGTGATCTGCTCGCTATCGCCCGTGCGCGACGCCTGAGCGACAAAACCATGCGCAACATCCGGCAGAATCTCTTTTTCGCGTTCATCTACAATGCGCTGGGCGTGCCAATCGCGGCCGGCGTGTTGTATCCCATATTCGGCATTCTGTTGAGTCCGATGATCGCCGCCGCCGCGATGAGCCTGAGCTCGGTGTCGGTCATCGGTAATGCGTTACGGCTGCGCCACGCCGAGCTTTGACGGCACTGCGACTTCGGCCGAATGGCCATATCGCCGTAAGCGACTGGATCAAGCTTTCTTGAGATTAAGTCATGCAACACCAACCCTTGAGCGACTGCAAGCACGTCCATAGCTTCGGCCAGGATACGGTGAGGCCGGGCGAGCGGCGTACGTGGATCGTCATTGGCCTGACCATCGTCACGATGGTCGTCGAGATCACGGCCGGACTGGTCTACGGCTCCATGGCGCTGCTCGCCGACGGGCTGCACATGGGTTCGCACGCCACCGCGCTCGGCATCACCGCGTTCGCCTATTTCTATGCGCGGCGCTACGCGTACGACCGCCGTTTCAGCTTCGGCACCGGGAAGGTCAACGCGCTGGGCGGATTTACCGGCGCACTGCTGCTGGCCGGGTTCGCGCTGGTGATGGCCGTGGCGAGTATCGACAGGTTCTTCCATCCGGTCGAGATCGTGCTGGACAGCGCCATACTGGTGGCGTGCATCGGTCTTGTCGTCAACGGCGTGTGCGCGTTTATCTTGCGGCACGAAGATCATGGCCACGATCACGCGCACGATAACCATCACCACCACGCGGATCACAATCTGCATTCGGCCTATTTGCACGTGCTGGCCGATGCGCTTACGTCGCT
The sequence above is a segment of the Gammaproteobacteria bacterium genome. Coding sequences within it:
- the dmeF gene encoding CDF family Co(II)/Ni(II) efflux transporter DmeF, translated to MQHQPLSDCKHVHSFGQDTVRPGERRTWIVIGLTIVTMVVEITAGLVYGSMALLADGLHMGSHATALGITAFAYFYARRYAYDRRFSFGTGKVNALGGFTGALLLAGFALVMAVASIDRFFHPVEIVLDSAILVACIGLVVNGVCAFILRHEDHGHDHAHDNHHHHADHNLHSAYLHVLADALTSLLAIFALLGAKYFGLYWMDPAMGVIGAALITRWSWGLLRDTSGVLLDHQASDRRCAKIRHAIEASGHDRVSDLHVWAIGPNLYAAVISVQSDNPQSCEHYRRLVAGDRALAHVTVEVQRR
- a CDS encoding heavy metal translocating P-type ATPase; this translates as MGKHHCCASKKENVHASVRDPVCGMMIDPARATATHEHAGETFYFCSESCHDRFQQAPEAYLSRARPDEPAAAKGDTYTCPMHPEIVRDETGSCPICGMALEPRTITRDDAPNAELIDMTRRFWVSLVLTAPVFLLAMGEMVLGVHLGTWLGAGTSGWMQLLFAAPVVLWGGSPFFVRGWQSVVHRSLNMFTLIALGVGTAFVASVAVLLFPDWLPSAFLEHGDQPPLYFEAAAVITTLVLLGQMLEMRARDRTSSALRALLDLAPPTARKLDDDHEYDVPLEQVQVGDRLRVRPGGKVPVDGEIIEGATTIDESMLTGEPLPQEKGPEDAVTGGTVNQTGSFVMRAAKVGADTLLARIVQMVADAQRTQAPIQRLADRVSAWFVPAVVLVALVTFAVWSLIGPEPAYSFGLVAAVSVLIVACPCALGLATPISVMVGVGRGAREGVLIREAQALETLDKIDTLVVDKTGTLTAGRPELQTVETVDDWSDNELLGLVASVESASEHPLAAAIVAGAQQRGIDFSTVKDFRSTTGQGIRGTIDGREVLIGNHRLLNEAKVDPEILTERAKALRDQGQIVILVAVDGRSAGLIGIIDPIRPTTYEALQILRDEGIRVVMLTGDNRVTADHVARALGIDEVHADVRPEDKQRLVKQLQDQGRIVAMAGDGINDAPALAQAQVGIAMGTGTDVAIESASVILVKGDLLAIARARRLSDKTMRNIRQNLFFAFIYNALGVPIAAGVLYPIFGILLSPMIAAAAMSLSSVSVIGNALRLRHAEL